The Delphinus delphis chromosome 7, mDelDel1.2, whole genome shotgun sequence genome includes a window with the following:
- the LOC138414126 gene encoding probable inactive protein kinase DDB_G0270444, which translates to MEIEMEMKMEVEMEIEVEVEMEMEVELEMEVEVEKEMGVEIHVKMEMDVEMEMEIELEMEMEVEVEIELEMEVEMVMDMEMMVEMEKEVEMVMEVEMEMKAEVDMEMQVEEEMEMEKEVEVEMEMEVEMKVEKEMGVEMHVEMEMEVEVEVEKEVEMEMEVEMEKEVEVEMEMEVAVMEMEVEVEKEVEVEMDMEKEVEVEVKMDMEKEVEVEEEVEVDKEVEVEVENEVEVEVVMDVEVEKMLEVVMDLEFEKGVEVEMEKEVEVEVVVEMEMEVEVVM; encoded by the exons ATggagatagagatggagatgaagatggaggtggagatggagatagaggtggaggtggagatggagatggaggtggagctggagatggaggtggaggtggagaaggagatgggggtggagaTACACGTGAAGATGGAGATGGacgtggagatggagatggagatagagttggagatggagatggaggtggaggtggagatagagttggagatggaggtggagatggtGATGGACATGGAGATGAtggtggagatggagaaggaggtgGAGATGGTGATGGAAGTGGAGATGGAGATGAAGGCTGAGGTGGACATGGAGATGCAGGTGGAggaggagatggagatggagaaggaggtggaggtggagatggagatggaggtggagatgaAGGTGGAGaaggagatgggggtggagatgcacgtggagatggagatggaggtggaagtggaggtggagaaggaggtggagatggagatggaggtagagatggagaaggaggtggaggtggagatggagatggaggtggcAGTG atggagatggaggtggaggtggagaaggaggtggaggtggagatggacatggagaaggaggtggaggtggaagtGAAGATGGACATGgagaaggaggtggaggtggaggaggaggtggaggtggacaaagaggtggaggtggaggtggagaatgaggtggag gtggaggtggtgatggacGTGGAGGTGGAGAAAATGTTGGAGGTGGTGATGGATTTGGAGTTTGAgaagggggtggaggtggagatggagaaggaggtggaggtggaggtggtggtggagatggagatggaggtggaggtggtgatgtag